A stretch of the Aegilops tauschii subsp. strangulata cultivar AL8/78 chromosome 4, Aet v6.0, whole genome shotgun sequence genome encodes the following:
- the LOC109738984 gene encoding uncharacterized protein has product MASQKRFSLPVALVFLLVLLFVAGAGFKLHHKDCNSSVSRASEVSEDSVAMPRKLLRVAVHRTEAREPEKPSSGGSALPRGIVQATSDLEMVSMVGDPEQQGGSRPSKSLLAIPVGIKNKAAVDKLVSKFPADRFTVMLFHYDGAGEEQWGDLEWSRRAVHVSALGQTKWWFAKRFLHPDVVAAYDYVFLWDEDVEVDAFDPLRYLDIVKREGLEISQPALDRRSEIHHGITTRALLRPGAEGGGDVHRRFYKPAAGWGGGGCDDSSTGPPCAGWVEIMVPVFSRAAWRCSWGMVQNDLVHAWGLDYKLGHCAQGDRTLKVGVVDSEYVLHRGVPTLGGTEGKAAAFRVAVRRRSFAEMQIFNRRWKEAAADDASWTDPYP; this is encoded by the coding sequence ATGGCGTCGCAGAAGCGCTTCTCGCTGCCGGTGGCGCTCGTGTTCCTCCTCGTGCTGCTATTCGTCGCCGGCGCAGGCTTCAAGCTTCATCACAAGGATTGTAACTCGTCGGTGTCACGCGCGAGCGAAGTATCCGAGGATTCCGTTGCCATGCCACGCAAACTGTTGCGCGTAGCCGTCCACCGAACGGAAGCACGAGAACCCGAGAAGCCGTCGTCGGGCGGCTCGGCTCTGCCGAGGGGCATCGTGCAAGCCACGTCCGACCTCGAGATGGTGTCCATGGTCGGCGACCCTGAGCAGCAGGGCGGCAGCAGGCCGTCCAAGAGCCTCCTCGCGATCCCGGTCGGCATCAAGAACAAGGCGGCCGTCGACAAGCTCGTCTCCAAGTTCCCCGCCGACCGGTTCACCGTGATGCTGTTCCATTACGACGGGGCCGGCGAGGAGCAGTGGGGCGACCTCGAGTGGTCGCGCCGCGCGGTGCACGTCTCGGCGCTGGGCCAGACCAAGTGGTGGTTCGCCAAGAGGTTCTTGCACCCCGACGTCGTCGCGGCGTACGACTACGTCTTCCTCTGGGACGAGGACGTCGAGGTGGACGCCTTCGACCCGCTCAGGTACCTCGACATCGTCAAGAGGGAAGGGCTCGAAATATCGCAGCCGGCGCTGGACCGCCGGTCGGAGATCCACCACGGCATCACGACGCGCGCGCTGCTGAGGCCCGGAGCCGAAGGAGGGGGCGACGTGCACAGGCGGTTCTACAAGCCGGCGGCCGGCTGGGGAGGTGGAGGGTGCGACGACAGCAGCACGGGGCCGCCGTGCGCGGGGTGGGTGGAGATCATGGTCCCGGTGTTCTCCCGCGCGGCGTGGCGGTGCAGCTGGGGCATGGTGCAGAACGACCTGGTGCACGCGTGGGGCCTCGACTACAAGCTCGGCCACTGCGCGCAGGGCGACAGGACGCTCAAGGTCGGCGTCGTCGACAGCGAGTACGTCCTCCACAGGGGAGTCCCCACCCTCGGCGGCACCGAGGGCAAGGCCGCCGCGTTCCGGGTCGCGGTGAGGCGGCGATCGTTCGCCGAGATGCAGATATTCAACAGGAGATGGAAGGAGGCCGCGGCGGACGACGCCTCCTGGACAGACCCTTACCCGTAG
- the LOC109738983 gene encoding 21.9 kDa heat shock protein has translation MAAVSKKALVTMAVLALAVLAPPVAGLVPYGVSSGLWDLLDDPFRVLEQTPLAVQRPASAGGPGASIPSAVALARCDWKETPDAHVISLDVPGVRRDDVKVEVEENRVLRVSGERKADEEKEGERWHRAERAAGRFWRRFRMPAGADVDRVTARLEDGVLTVTVPKIAEHQRREPRVINIAGEDANSGGKGADAEVRPSKAEM, from the coding sequence ATGGCGGCAGTGTCCAAGAAGGCTCTGGTAACTATGGCTGTTCTGGCGTTGGCCGTTCTGGCCCCGCCTGTCGCCGGGCTGGTGCCGTACGGCGTCAGCAGCGGGCTGTGGGACCTGCTCGACGACCCGTTCCGGGTGCTGGAGCAGACACCGCTCGCGGTGCAGAGGCCGGCGTCCGCAGGCGGCCCGGGAGCGTCCATCCCTTCGGCGGTGGCGCTGGCGAGGTGCGACTGGAAGGAGACACCCGACGCGCACGTCATCTCGCTCGACGTGCCCGGGGTGAGGCGGGATGATGTGAAGGTGGAGGTAGAGGAGAACCGGGTGCTGCGGGTCTCCGGCGAGCGCAAGGCGGACGAGGAGAAGGAGGGCGAGCGGTGGCACCGCGCCGAGCGCGCGGCGGGGAGGTTCTGGCGACGGTTCCGCATGCCCGCCGGCGCCGACGTCGACCGCGTTACCGCGCGCCTCGAGGACGGCGTGCTCACCGTCACAGTGCCCAAGATTGCGGAGCACCAAAGGCGAGAGCCGCGCGTCATCAACATCGCCGGGGAGGACGCCAACAGCGGCGGCAAGGGCGCGGACGCGGAGGTCAGGCCGTCGAAGGCCGAGATGTAA